TTACATAACAAAAAGCTATaagaaactggaaaaaattgtAAGAACACATAAATCTGAAACTCTTGCTGCTAAACTACTTCCGAGAAGGTGATACAGGAAAATATGTAATTTTTGTAGCttccaaattcttttttattttttctagtgATTTTTGTATTCCTGGGGTATTATCTAAGCAAGGAGCTTCCCAGCTAATAGaactaggaaatggtttcaAGGAATCATATGCAAAACATTGCAATTTCTCAGATTCTAATATTATTAAACACCTTTCCGCAAATACAACCTCATACAGGTACCTTTAATGACAAAAGTTTTTAGAATATATATCTGACATCCCTATAATTAGTCGGACAATTCAGTCAGCATATTCCTTCTTATTTGGACTTGTGGGTTCAgtgtttttaaacataaacATACAAAAGTCGGGTGACGTGACTTTCTGTTCCAAATATTGCCGATGCGAAGCTGCAAATCGGtttgaaaaattgtaattGAATAGATTTCTATCTTATTGTTTTTCATAAAGCACATAAATCAATTCacgtaacttttttttcgattattatTTTAGGCACAAGTTTGAACTAAATGATCTATTTAAAAGCGATGTCAGTGTAGCAAATTTTTCGTCCCAGGTGCGAAGAATCCTCAAAAACTCCGAGCAGTCAAAAAAATCAATTCTACCTACTACGCTAAAAGACATACTTCTCCATTATGTCTGTCATAATGATATTCCTGGCTGCTCTACCGATGAATCTATTTGTGTAAACTCTACGACAATTATACCCTTAGATTATTACTTACAGCGTGAAGCTAAAGCAAGCTCCAGTGGCCTTAACTTAAAGAAAGCGGGAATTCTTCGTGCATATAGACTCTTGAACGCTATTGATCAACAGATTTTGTCATGGATTAATATGTCAAAAAAGcgcaaagcaaaaaattttctgtattTTCCCTATTTCCATGTCTTTTCCGGACATGACTTAACTTTGATGTATATTCTCACAAGCCTAGGCATTTACGATGGTTACCTACCGCATTATGCATCCCGGCTTACTTTTGAAGTTCTTTCTAAAAGAAGCCAATATTACTTACGTGTATTGTGGAATGGCTTCGATGTCACCCAAAACATTTGTCCCTCCTCTCAGACCTATTGCAATGCTCGTTTTCTTGCAACTTTCATCCGCCTTGAAATGAAGCGCTACTTTCAAACTGAGGATTTCCTGAGAGCCTGTAACCTCTAGTCTGCAGTTTATTTGTCTCCACATCTATCACTTAAGAAGTCGCGTATACGTTAAAACacaacgtttgtttttttattttgtttctcacaattttattaatacataaaaattttctcTTATTTGCCTACGGGTTCCAATggtcttctttaaaaaaaaatagcgaagacttttcttttctgattaAGGTATATACCTCCATACATCTAGCTGTTCAGACCACATTAAGAAACCGTTCATACTTACAATGTCGTTTAGCAAGAATAATGGATTAAAGGAAGCTTCGCATGAAAGAGATCAAAATACTATTCAAATCCTAGAATAAACTGCTGTACGACAAAAAACGCAACCTAAGGCGTCAAAGTACTGTGCTTCATTGcatttaaaagtttttctttttcgcattGGTTATATTCGcaagaaacaaacagatgCTGCAGCCTTGCAGGTCTGCAGCATTTTTGTAACACGAGCTAGACTTCTGCTTCATATATCGATTTAAAAATTTCGATTACAAATGATTTCATGATatataataaaacaaattgaaacaagtttttAACCTTAtatgaaaaatgtctaacgaaattttaaaattttgaaattttgaaatttttttttctgttaagaAAATTTCTGTAAAGAAGTTTTCTGTTCTTGAGTAAAAGTTACCTATTAGTACTGCAACCTACAGCCACGCCACCTTCTGCTGCGGACGCCATTGCCGAGAAGAGAAGTGTATTCCGTGGATATACCGTTGATAGTACCGACAAATAAGTCagattttaaaaacttttgaCGGCGGCGTTATGTCTCGTAACCGAGAAAGTACCAATACAGACAATAAAGTCTATGTTGGAGACTTGGGTAAGCAATTCCAAGATTTTTGACTTACACATCAACCTTCTTATCACGAAGAAAAGTGTCACTACTGCTTGCACGTTGAGTATTATTTTTGTGTAATCATTAATTGATGTACGCATTAGGAAATAATGCATCGAAAGGAGAACTAGAAGACGCCTTCTCTTATTATGGAAGACTGCGAAGTGTCTGGGTTGCAAGAAATCCTCCTGGGTTTGCCTTCATTGAATTTGAAGATCCGAGAGATGCAGAAGATGCTGTTCGTGGCTTGGATGGAAGGTAAGAAATGACAATGAATAATATTAGTTCTTAGTAACTGAATTATAAGTAAATATTGCAAAGCAAATAATCATAGTAAGCGAGGAAAGTTACTATCCTTTTAGCCATATTCAATATTATGTAGGATTTTGTTCCATTGAGTGCATGCACCAATTTGTGTTGCATTAACCAGTTTTGTCATCAATGTTGGATATCACTTGTTAGCTTTCCAAGTTGCAGAAATAAGGAATAAAACCGATGAATTATCGAATTACAGAACCGTATGCGGCCGTCGTTGCAGAGTAGAACTTTCTACCGGACGTACCCGTTCGCGTGGTTATAGTGGACCATCTAGACGTGGAAGACCTTTTCATCCAGAAGATCGCTGCTATGAATGCGGCAGTCGAGGCCATTATGCTCGAGATTGTCCTTTGTACAGTCGTGGTCGTAGGCGGTAAGTTAAAGACTACCCGGTTTTAGTTCTTAAATCATGATTCTGTAGATTGCTAAAGCTTGCAGCATTTCTTGGTTAACTTGAAGTTCTGAGTAAGCTTTGATGCTATAACagagtaaaaagaaagaggctatatgaaaaaattactcaaaatatttaattaattgTTACTTGTTGATATATTCTAATTTGTGTTAAAAAGGCAAGTCTCAATTGTGGAATTGTGACTATATGTTAAAAGTAACGTTGGGTGGTTTATTGATGGCGTTTTGTAGGCCGAACGTCGGTAGCTTGAGGACCGGCGACGGTCTACCTTCTGCCAGTCGGCTAACAGCTAGTCTACGTGACGTTCTGCGCTGAGAGACACATTGATCAGCGTCAGACAAGTCTGCTAGAATGCCCCACTGCCTCTTCGAATGAGAGACTTCGATTAGCCTCGACACTTAAACTTGAAACTCCCTCGTCGTTCGGAAGTGGACATCGCTCTACTTTCTTGATCCCtcacacaaacaaacaaaaaagaaaattaaccatTCTGTACAGTAGCTCTAAATTATTCAGGAACTTCAACAAAACCTGTAGTattatttctgttgttttcaCCAAGTGATCACCTCATTGATGTGCTACGTCGTCGTACGCCTCTAGCTCCCGTCTGCTCTTAAAACGTCCAGAAAATCGTTGATCCATCTGAGACAGCGGCCGTTACGCTCCATCTCAATACTTGCCAATTTTGTCCACGAGAATCATCAaaccgtgtttttttttttttattattattattttgttcgaTAGCCCGCAAAATTAaaacgaaattattttttctttattattattttatgtCAATAGTGGTTCGAGAAGCAATACTCATTCACGTAGCCGCTCACGTAGCCGCTCGCGTTCTAGGAATCGCAGCCGAAGCCGCTCCAACTCCCGTCGTTCTAGGTCGCCAAGCCGTCCCAAGTATAAAGTTTAAAGCTTAGAGTTTACCGTGTTGAATGAAAGTAAATGAGTTCAATTGTTGTCTTCTTTCCAGGAATCGCTCGCGTAGTCGCTCCACATCTCGCCATTCTCGTCGTTCCCGATCGGTTTCACGCCACTCTCGCCGTACTCGATCTCCCACCCGATCCAAGTGAGTGTTGTGTGGTTGACTTTTTCTGTTGCGATTTCATAACAACCGCAACTGGAATTAATACCTCTTGCCGTACAGGTCAAAATCAGTATCACGTCGATCGGTGTCAGACAGGAGTCAATCGCGAGATCGCTCTAGGGATAGATCGCGTTCACGTGATCGGTCTCACGATCGATCACGCTCCGTCTCTCGATCGCGCAGCAGGTAGCAAATTAAATGTATAAAATCGTTTGGACCGTTTGACCTATTTTTCTCCTATTTAGATCATCTCGGCGGAGCGTTAGCCCTCGCGCCAACGGCGACGATTGACAAATATCAGCGATATGCTAACTTTGAGCAACAAACCAttacctttttcttcctcttttattttttcttctccccattttccgccttttttttatttttttttccccactttatttttctttatttttttaattattattttatgcCACGTTTTCTGGGTTATCTTTAGAAATAATGGCTGTGGTAGCAAAGCTATTCGGCCCaacgttttgcttttcttcattCTAAAATTCTTGAACCTTGAATTTCACTTACCCCCGACATGAAACAAAACCTTTCCCTCGCCCTTTCATCTCCATTACACTCCGTCGGTATCCTCCATTTCCCCCAACATCGCTACCCCTcatcttattattattcagtCGACATTCCACATTTCCAAGTTGGAAGAGAACTGCAATACATGACTCATTGGAAAGTTTCAAAATTTCACGCTATTGTGTGGTAATTAAAAGGCAGTGCACTCGATAATCTGTTTAACATTTACCGTATTCCACAAGCGTAAAGGTTTGCTATGAAGGATAACTGCAGA
The window above is part of the Daphnia carinata strain CSIRO-1 chromosome 7, CSIRO_AGI_Dcar_HiC_V3, whole genome shotgun sequence genome. Proteins encoded here:
- the LOC130688390 gene encoding 2-phosphoxylose phosphatase 1-like yields the protein MMKKKCFIIMTFWTIFVVVLGVYWYLKHLHHDSHSLMRTILAKGASSTSEPAAKVFFNSMKKYCNLPSSDSVFGFEGDFEESYGLLGVITIFRHGDRGPLTTLDDKRKINCSSYITKSYKKLEKIVRTHKSETLAAKLLPRSDFCIPGVLSKQGASQLIELGNGFKESYAKHCNFSDSNIIKHLSANTTSYSRTIQSAYSFLFGLVGSVFLNINIQKSGDVTFCSKYCRCEAANRFEKLHKFELNDLFKSDVSVANFSSQVRRILKNSEQSKKSILPTTLKDILLHYVCHNDIPGCSTDESICVNSTTIIPLDYYLQREAKASSSGLNLKKAGILRAYRLLNAIDQQILSWINMSKKRKAKNFLYFPYFHVFSGHDLTLMYILTSLGIYDGYLPHYASRLTFEVLSKRSQYYLRVLWNGFDVTQNICPSSQTYCNARFLATFIRLEMKRYFQTEDFLRACNL
- the LOC130688605 gene encoding serine/arginine-rich splicing factor 7-like, with the translated sequence MSRNRESTNTDNKVYVGDLGNNASKGELEDAFSYYGRLRSVWVARNPPGFAFIEFEDPRDAEDAVRGLDGRTVCGRRCRVELSTGRTRSRGYSGPSRRGRPFHPEDRCYECGSRGHYARDCPLYSRGRRRGSRSNTHSRSRSRSRSRSRNRSRSRSNSRRSRSPSRPKNRSRSRSTSRHSRRSRSVSRHSRRTRSPTRSKSKSVSRRSVSDRSQSRDRSRDRSRSRDRSHDRSRSVSRSRSRSSRRSVSPRANGDD